The window AAGCCTTTCTGTATCATCACTTGGATTACATTAGCTGAAAGGATGCCTTCGGTCGTACAGAAATGAAGCAGCATcatgctctctctctcactctctttctttctctgtgtGCAGACCAAATGGGCTGAGTAATTTATTCATTGCACAAACATAAAGTGCAGAATATGAGACGTTGAACCTAAAAGAAGATATCTTCATGATTTGTCAGATACCAAAGAGTACGCATCTTAATAATATCAGAAGCACTAGATGACATAGACACTCCACTCAACCAAAATGAGTGGTGCATGCTATGGCAGTACAAGCTGAATCAGAATACCAACCTGTGAACCTCAATGAAACTCTTCTCCTAAAACCACCTTTTGACCTCACAAAAGACCAGCAGCACCAGACACAATAAATGAAAAGTGGGtgggagaaaaagagaaaaagaagcttGGCCAAATCATCTAATCCAAACACATTTACCTCTTTTCACCCACTGGGGGTGCATCTCCTCTGCTGGTGTACTAATTGGCTTCATTGCTTGCCAAACAAATGAAGGAGAAGGCTGCTTTCTTTCTCATGCATTTGAAACTGTGAGAACAAGTTGTCAACATGGATGATTTATGCCCCACGTATCTATCTTTATCAGCTGATCTGGTAGCAATACTTCTAGACAGCAtctttgaaatattttttatgtaCTCAACTTAACATCAACAACATAAAAAAAACTCTATGGTGATACTGTGTACCTCAATCAGCTGAACATTATGTTATGCATCAAAATGATATCAGATAGTGATTCATGTAAATCCATTGCATTCTGGTGAATGGGGACAGCACATGTCAAGCATCAAAGGTCCTTGTTAATATGGTGCAGAAAAATCTTGTAGCCCAAAGGCAAAAAGAACTGTGATATCAGTCACTGCATGCTATTGAGTCCTTTGTGCTCATTGGCACATCAACTTGAGGTTGACAGCCAAATAAGAAGCGTGCTAGTAATGTAGTTAGCTGTTGCTGACAAGCCATGAGCAGACTCTTAAATGTTGTGGAAAAAGCCTGCCAGTATGCAACTGTTCCAAAATCCATGATGCTCTGAAACCATTCCTGGCAAGTACAGATGCTACAAAAGAACAAGATGCGGGGATGATGACACTCCAATACCAAAATCATAAACCACCATCACCAAAAATTACAATTCAGGAGAGGAACACATAAACACAAGATTGGAAGTGCATTttatgaccaaaaaaaaaaaaactggaaaGCTAATACTGAAAGTAGCTCATATGCTTTAGCTGTGAACTTGATCCATAAAATCCATATGTTATGTTTATAACAgaagatgatgatatgttattaaTGGAGCCAACCACCGCCAAGAGACTTATTCAAGTTCTATCCATATCCACATCTTCGGAAGGACTGAGACTATGCAAATTAAAAGTCTTCACATGAATTAGTAGTGTTAGAAGTAAAAGCTTTGCAGAAGAGAAAGCAAGCTCTGGTGGCTTAGACCTGTTCACTTAGTGAGAAGAATACCTTGAGAAAAGTTGCCTTGGCATTCAGTGTTTGTGGTGCAAGGCCCCAGTAGATGGAATTAATGGGGCaatgaaataaaataatgtcttatACTAGCTTTAGATATGCAACACCCATTTCCTGTTTGGTCTTTCCTCTCAAATCCAAGCACCTTGGGAACCTGTAAAGTCATCAAAGGCATCACTTGTAGGACTGGCCTTGTGTAGCCacaagagaaaaagagaaaagatacaATGCTTTGTTATGCTTCCCCTATATCATTCCTCCCACTTTTTGCCATATTGTACTATTGGGGAATCTTGGACTGGCCAACCTTGCATGCATATCTATCTATACCCTGTCTTCCTGTTTCACCTTATCTTAGTACTAGAAGTTTGTAGAATATGAGTTGAGAAGGGCAATTTGGTATGCGCAATCACCATATCAGGTAGTTCAAACACAACCAATATAGTTCAAGTGCTACACTGGTACACAGACAAGCACAAGACCTAATTTACACAGCCTATTATCTTGCGTGCACTTCAAACCTACATGAATTAAAGGTGAAATTGTGCACTGAAATGATATTGTATTTTTCAGGAACATCAGATAATGGTCACCTTAATTGGAACTAGGGAGAAAGACAAACCACTGTGCAGCCTCATTTACTAAATACTAGTAATGTAGATCATAGATTGACAAACACAAGTGCATCAAATAGAAGTCACAAGAAATGCGATACCCAAACTCTGTTGCTCTTCAATAATCTCAAACTTTCATGGAAGTGAACTTAACAACATTGCTGTCTAGTGCACCAGATAAAGACCAAACCATCATCTGAATGATTCTTACAACTAAACCTTGTTCCAGCAATTCTCCAATTGTCCCCAGAAAATGGTAGAATTGCTGAAGCATATGTGATATATTTTGagtaaagagaaagaaaaggtgATAACAAAATAGTCACAATGATTCGGCACTAAAAATGCTACCCTGTCATACCTTATATAAACTTGGGTTGAAATTTATGTGTTGCTTGTACTTTCTTCTTTCTAACATTTATAATGCATGGGGGAAACTTTATACAACATTGAGACTCAGGGCATGCTGCTGTACCTATAGTGTGGAATCTTCTACATAGGTGGTGTTCACCCAATTTAAAAAACAGTGGGAAACTAACCATATAACACCCTTTTGGTTTTGATCAGGGACTGCCTCTTGTACAGTTGCCAGTAAACTCAAGCTAAACAGGACATCCTTCTCCTGTATTGCCCTTTTGGACTGATTTACTTGATGGTCTAAGCAGACCTCAAAGGATGTAATTAGCTATCTCTTCATTTTGAGATATCCAAATGGTGATTCAAAATCAGGTTATCTAAAACTAGTCAATGGCCAGAAACAATTATCTCCAGTGAAGTGGTTGAATTTGTTTAATGATGAACTTTCCTGCTTGCCTACCAATGTGTGCAAAGCATCTGCAATAAGTCTAAAGAAATTATGGCATGCAATGAAGAGGCCCATGTCCAGAAGAAGTGTTAATATGAAATGTTATGTTAGAAGTGTATACAAGAAAATTGTAAAATTTTGAAGGCAGTACAAAAGGAAACAACTACCTTTCAGGGCATATGTGCAAAATATTGGTAAGTATACTACATATACCTCAGGTAACAAGCAGATATAACATAATTATGAAGTATATGACAATATTTGTGCATTTTGATATGAGGCATAATTTCCTCAATCAACACTTTACAgtagcaaaaaaagaaaaaaaacagatGCATGTACCTCAATAATGTTAGACAATTATGCAATTAAATAGGTAACTCTTCAGACAGTATACGTTGAAAGGCAAACAATAGGTAAAAACAATTGAATACATGAAAAAAGCATACTGTAAACTTCTAGAGTTCTTACATGATGGAAAAAATAGCTAGCTGCTCCGAGGGGGTGGTTGTTGTTTAGAAATGGAAAACAGTAGGTAGATGGAAGAGTAGATAGAAAAGTCAGCTACCAATATATTGCTTCCTTCCTCGCCTAGAGCTATACTCATGGTGCCGCCAAGCCTACATCATTGAAATTCTGCTCCTAAACATACAGCTTAAACATCACCCAGTTGAACCAAAATGCTCCGCAAAGGCAAAGCTTACAGTCTATGTTCTCTATGCTCTTCAAGTAATcttcaggaaaaaaaaagaaaacataatttCACTACCATGCTTTCACGAAAAGGAAACCTCACCTCTATGTGATATGGAAACTATAACTAGAAAAATAAGTCATCCTATGCATAAAGAACATGTATTTCTACTTTAATCTTTTAAATGAAAAGCCTATAACTAAGTTGCTTCAGAAACCCATGATTCTAAATGTTGCAACATTAATTACAGAAGCAATTAATCTGCATGAAGTTTCTGAAATACAATGGACAAATGACAAAATTGTGATAGAATTAATCGGTATAAGAAATGAGTGATATTTTGACCCAAATACAGGCAAGACTATATAACATTAAAGGAACTCCATTTAAATATCAACAAACACTGGCAGCCTATCATATGGATGTTAAAGTGATCCTCATAAACTGGGGTGACCCACTACCAGAATATGCAAACAGCAATGGTGGAGCACGGATCAATGCCGAGACTTATTCTCTTCTACCCGGAGAGTTAGCTTATTCACTGATTGCTCAGAAAAAGATGAATCCATATTTAAGATCCCAGACACAAACTCCATAGCCTCCTCATATCTCTTGGCTTTACAGTAACCATCAACAATTATCCTGTAGGTTAGTTCATCAGGCCTGCAGTTATGCTGTATCATGTAGCTAATAACATCATCAGCTTCTTTGAACATGTCCTTGCTCACATAACCAGAAATGAAGGTGTTGTAAGTGACCATGCAAGGGGTAACTCCTTTAGCCATCATGTCTGATAGAATCCTTAGGGCCTCAGTCATGAGACCTTGCTTGCAAAATCCATTAATTACAGTGTTGTAGGACACTACATCAGGCTTTAGTCCTGACTTTTCAAGTTGCTTGAGTATGTCTTCTGCTTCCCAACACTCTCCACCTCTTGCATACATGTTCATAATATTATTATGAGTTATGAGATCAGGTCGCAATCCAAACTGATGAATCAAGTCAAACATCTCACGAGCACGATCGTACATCCCATTCTTtgcataaattgaaagcataGAATTAAGGATTACCAAGTCAGGCTTGTAACCATTCCTCTTCAGCTCCTCAAAAGCCTTCTCTGTGCCATTTAGCATTCTACACTTGAAGTTGACAATAATAAGTGTTCTTAAAATCACCCAGCTGggaaatattttatcatcataaacttCTTCTTCAATTGCCTGTATCCCTTTTATATGCCTTCCTTTAGCATAAGTTTGAAGCAACAAAGAGTATGAAAGTTCATTAGGCTTGAAGCCCTTCTTCTTCATATCTAATATGACAGACTCCGCAGCTATCCAATCACCTTTCCTAGCTATTGCATTCAAGAGTGCATTGTATGTAGTGGTACAAGGACTAAAACCTGCCTTGACCATCTCATCATACATCTGCAAAGCTTGGGTGCTAGACCCACACCGGCCATATGCAGCAATCAAGGTGTTGAAGGTATCCCTGTCCGGCTCAACTCCTGATTTCTTCATCTCATCAAATACTTGGCTGACATAATTCTCCATTCCCCTCTTCCCGCACATAGCCAACATTGTGTTCCATGTGACCCTATTTGGGACACAACCATTAGACTTCATGTCGGAGAGTATGTCCAACATCTCCCCTGTCCTTGATTTCTTTCCAAGCATTCCAAGAATCGTATTGTATGTACAAGTATTAGGAACACAACCCAACTTCTTCATCCGATCAAACAAAGCCAAAGCTTCATCCTCTTTTCCCGCCTTTCCATATCCGCTAATCACAGTGGTGTAGGTAACAGAATTAGGCATGATTCCTTTACTAGCCATTGTGTCTAATACTGCTgccccttcttcataaaagccagcTCTAGCATAGGTCGCCACGAGCTCATTGTAGGTAACTGCATCTGCTGGGCAGTTATTGTCCTCCATTTCCTTCAATACCCCCATGGCCGCCGGATACTTTCCAGCTTTACCATACACCTGGAGCAGTGAATTGTATGCGACGGTGCCTGGAACATAGCCCTGCAGCTTCAATTGTTCAAAAAACATGGAAGCCTCCTCCAACAAACCTTCCCTTCCGCAGGCTGATATGACAGTGCTACAGGTGAACTCATCAATACCCACATTTCTGCTATTCATTTCATCCAAAATTTCCAAAATTTTACTCCAAGACCGCCCCATACGGCCATATACATCAAGAATCACATTGTAGGTGACCAAGGTAGGCGATAACCCTTTGGCTTTGATCTGCTTAAACAACGCGACCGCTTTGCGGTACTTGCCAGTCCGAGACAAGGCATGAAGCAGGGTAGTGTAAGCGCGGATATCAAGGCAGTATTCCTCCAGAGGAATAGAGTCGAACAGCTTCGAGGCGATCGAGTGCTGCGAATGCCTACCCAACGCCCTGATCACCACCTCGATCGCCGGGGCGTCTAACCTGGATCCCTCCGCATTGGAACCGGATCCAGCCCATTCAAACAAGGCGAGAGCCTTCTCCCAGTTGCCCAAGATCTCGAGCGCCTTCAGGAGGCTGACCCAATCCACGCCAAAAATCTCATCTTTTTTGGATTCCAGCAGGGACACCAAATCAAGAGGAGGCTGTTCGACGATGGATCTAAGCAAAGACTTGCCTGCGCCGGAAAGGAAGCCGAGGCGAGGGTCCCGCAGGAACAGAACACCATTTTCGCTGCCGGCGAGCCGTGGGCGCGACGCCGGAGGTGCCTTTTCGCGGTGAATTGTGGTCGAAGCGAGGCGCAAAGAAGGAAAGTTGGGATTTTTATTGGTTGGTTGAGGTGGGTGGAGAGCGGTGGAGGTCTCTTGAGTGAGATGCTGGAGATGGTGCAGGAGGGAGTCCAAGGGGACGGAATGagaaggaggaggtggtggtgggttGAACTTTGGATGGTTGGTCGAGGGTTTTCTCGGCGTTTTCGATGTCTGTGTTGGGAAAGCTGGACGGCTTGAGAAGAGAGCTCCCTCCattgagagagtgagagaggagATGCAGCGTAGAGATGTGGTTTGGGGTGGATTGGGAGCAATCTGAAACGAAGTCCAATCTGACATGGTTGGTCGACATCCAACCATCCATCATCCCTCGTCCCCTTCATTTCCAATGTTGAAGGGAACAGAAAcatttctatctttttctctctccACAATCTTTCAGGGTGTTAGACTGTTCTCCCTCTACAGTCGTTCTAGTgtaatatattaagaaaaatattattaaataataataataataaaattatcatgatcctttatcataattttaaatcataaaatttatgTCATGATTCTATCGTGATCTCAATGTGAtcgcataaataaaataatttaataaatattatatatttattattgattgaaaaaaatatatgtaattattatattttctaaTCTCTTTGTCATATAAGAGCCATAAttgttgagttttttttttcttcaatcctctttttattattattgattaatAGTGCTTCGAAGGTATTACAACTCTTTACTTTAAGGCCTTTTTTTTCTTGTGGTTAAAGGTAGTATGATAATTTTTTGTTACTATATCTCTTGTTTTTTTACTGTGGTTGAAGGTGTAACTCTCTGTATCTCCACCACGAATCTTTTTCTTCTCGACATGATTGATAATACCTATTTAACTAGTTACTCATCTCATATTATCCTAActcttttatttataaaaatattcttaTTTCTATTAATGTTGTAGTCAAAGCTCCTATAAAATTTATATCCATAAATTATATCTCTTGGTATATTcaattttattctcttttaatcttatgatgatgataaaaataaattaaaataatataatttagaacctaaaaaaaaagatttcttaAGCGAATGTACCATTCTTGAAATAAAGCCTTGATTGTAGCCAAAGTAAAGATAGATTTGGATAGTGTAACAATTGTCTGCTCATAAACTCCATCTCTATTTGGCTCCTTCATGAGATGTGCCCCTATATGTTGAGATCCTTCGTAATAAATGAAGTAGGtaagaatttaataaaaataattattagaagAATATAATTTAGGGACAAATATTAGGTTCTTCTTCGAATACAAAAAACATTAGAAACTAAAAATGATTTTAAGAAAGAAGAAAGGTTTATAGAACTAATATAAGTTATTTTGAGATATTTGTCATTACCGATATTATCTAAACCATCATAATATAAATTTGGAGATAGATTATTCAAATAAGACATGACATGATGAGAAGCCTCTAAGCTAGTTTGATAAAGGTTGAAAAGATTGAGCAACAAAGTTAGCACGCGGTGGTGGGAAAATAAAAACCAAGTAGGTGGTGTAGCAGGATATAGGATATGTAGAATAAGATGGGTGTGAAAGCTAAAATATCTATCGAATAATAGCTCGAATGAGATGACATTTCTTAACAACATGGCTTTGCAAGTCATATATTTGATAGGTAACTTTGTTGTTGAATTCTTGAACAGATTTATTGATACTTTTATTGTAATATTATTGAATGTTGTCTTCAGAATGATTATTTGAATGGTTGTCTTACTGGTTGTAGAACTTGCCTTTATTGTTGAAATTAGCTTTGTTAATAAAATTGACAATGATAGAAGTACCATCAAAAGGTGATAACTCTCACTTAAGATAAGCTTCATAGTTAGAAAGCTTATCATGAAATTCTTTAAAAGATATAGAACTATCACGAGCATGAATAGTAGCCGAGATCTCTTAACCAAGATCATTTAATATGTAAAAAATAATCTCTTCATCATCAAAAGGTGCATTAGCAAAGCATATCGACTTAAGTTTTGATAGCTTATATATAGTTATAAATAGATTTTGTGCCCTTAGAAAGTTTGAAGAAAGTTGATGAGGTAACTATGAGATTAGTTAacatacatttttatttttattgtagtTAATGATTTGAGAGGAGAGAGGCATTTACAGCACTTCTAAAAAGATGATATGGACGGATCTAAAAATTAAGTATTTAAACCACATAAATGttactttattttcataaaataatcccaaaattttatttttaagccTTTTACGATTAACCAAgtctttaaaattttcaaatggtGAGCAGCAATATCTAAAGAATATAGTCACAAAACTTGTAGGATGTAAATGAGTTTAAGACTTGTtacaaaataattttatcaacGTCCAAGCCACCATGACATATTTAGCCCAATTGTAAAGCCAACAATAATTCGTTTATGTCTTGTTTTATCTAACAATTGGGTACTTCGATGATAATTGGAcatgaataatatatttcttcatgatcatattttcaAAGATGTATTCATGAGACAACCTCTATACCTTATTAATTATAATCTCCCTTAGTTCTTTATGGTCTCCAGCATGCCCCTCGTGCTTAGTATCATGAGCTTCAAATATATTTAGTCTCGATTGGATTTTATAATTCTTAATttgataatttaatatttatttatttttataatcatatttttactAGTTTATATGGATGACTTAATTATTACTGATACTAAACCAATAATAattaattgatttattcagtagctTAGTAACAAGTTTTCTAAAGATCTTGGGTTCCTCAACTATTTTCTTGGTGTTTAAGTAATTTACATAGTAAATGGTCTATTTCTTTCtcactaaaaaaaatatttatgatcttTTTTATCACACCAAAATACTTGAAGCTAATATTGTTAATACGCCAATCTCTATAAATATTCCTCTTATCTTATTTGATAGTGCTAATCTTAGCGATGCCATTAAGTATCGTTAAGTTATTGGAAATCTATAGTATTTGATATTTACTTATTTAGATATTACATATACGgtaaataaattatctcaatttatATATAAGCTTACTTCTAATCATTAGACAACTATTAAATATATTCTTTGGTACTTAAAAGGATACTATTGACCATAACTTATTTCTCCGAAAGGACTCTCCTCTATTGctttatatattttcatatgtTAATTGGGATGACCGGATATCTACTAGTACGTATTTCTTGGTCACAATCCAATCTCTTGAAGTTTCAAGAAATAACTCTGTATTGTAAGATCTTCTACGGAGGTTGAATATCGA of the Musa acuminata AAA Group cultivar baxijiao chromosome BXJ3-2, Cavendish_Baxijiao_AAA, whole genome shotgun sequence genome contains:
- the LOC103972234 gene encoding pentatricopeptide repeat-containing protein At2g18940, chloroplastic → MVGCRPTMSDWTSFQIAPNPPQTTSLRCISSLTLSMEGALFSSRPAFPTQTSKTPRKPSTNHPKFNPPPPPPSHSVPLDSLLHHLQHLTQETSTALHPPQPTNKNPNFPSLRLASTTIHREKAPPASRPRLAGSENGVLFLRDPRLGFLSGAGKSLLRSIVEQPPLDLVSLLESKKDEIFGVDWVSLLKALEILGNWEKALALFEWAGSGSNAEGSRLDAPAIEVVIRALGRHSQHSIASKLFDSIPLEEYCLDIRAYTTLLHALSRTGKYRKAVALFKQIKAKGLSPTLVTYNVILDVYGRMGRSWSKILEILDEMNSRNVGIDEFTCSTVISACGREGLLEEASMFFEQLKLQGYVPGTVAYNSLLQVYGKAGKYPAAMGVLKEMEDNNCPADAVTYNELVATYARAGFYEEGAAVLDTMASKGIMPNSVTYTTVISGYGKAGKEDEALALFDRMKKLGCVPNTCTYNTILGMLGKKSRTGEMLDILSDMKSNGCVPNRVTWNTMLAMCGKRGMENYVSQVFDEMKKSGVEPDRDTFNTLIAAYGRCGSSTQALQMYDEMVKAGFSPCTTTYNALLNAIARKGDWIAAESVILDMKKKGFKPNELSYSLLLQTYAKGRHIKGIQAIEEEVYDDKIFPSWVILRTLIIVNFKCRMLNGTEKAFEELKRNGYKPDLVILNSMLSIYAKNGMYDRAREMFDLIHQFGLRPDLITHNNIMNMYARGGECWEAEDILKQLEKSGLKPDVVSYNTVINGFCKQGLMTEALRILSDMMAKGVTPCMVTYNTFISGYVSKDMFKEADDVISYMIQHNCRPDELTYRIIVDGYCKAKRYEEAMEFVSGILNMDSSFSEQSVNKLTLRVEENKSRH